A region from the Cryptosporangium arvum DSM 44712 genome encodes:
- a CDS encoding SCO4225 family membrane protein translates to MRILQLAFGNWFSRAYLIGVAVVAAVVTFSLATWDQPDANLAGVWLVFVTMPFSLPLLAITPDSALGPVVFYAVCAVAAVANAAFIGGMVALYRRSRRRPAH, encoded by the coding sequence ATGCGAATCCTTCAGCTCGCCTTCGGTAACTGGTTCTCCCGCGCCTACCTGATCGGCGTCGCGGTCGTCGCCGCGGTGGTCACGTTCAGCCTCGCCACCTGGGACCAGCCGGACGCCAATCTGGCCGGCGTCTGGCTGGTCTTCGTGACGATGCCGTTCTCGTTGCCGCTCCTGGCGATCACGCCCGACTCGGCGCTCGGGCCGGTCGTGTTCTACGCCGTGTGCGCCGTCGCGGCCGTCGCGAACGCCGCGTTCATCGGCGGCATGGTCGCCCTCTACCGCCGCTCCCGCCGCCGCCCCGCCCACTGA
- a CDS encoding STM4011 family radical SAM protein has product MDLSILYRGPLASCNYDCAYCPFAKRRDSPATLAADRAALERFTDWVTRNPDDDRISVLFTPWGEGLTRSWYRRALADLSRLPHVGRVAIQTNLAATFGWMADANLDRLALWVTYHPTQISRGRFLARCSTLHSRGVRFSVGIVGLPAHYEDAGWLRTALPDDVYLWVNAAEGHVYTPGEERAWAAIDPLFSYSARPHLSAGQPCRTGDTVLSVRGDGSVRRCHFVDEPLGNLYDGSYRRALRPRSCPLATCDCHIGYVHLETLPLYDVFAGGVLERIPMGF; this is encoded by the coding sequence ATGGACCTGTCGATTCTGTACCGCGGTCCGCTCGCGAGCTGCAACTACGACTGCGCGTACTGCCCGTTCGCCAAGCGGCGCGACAGCCCGGCGACGCTGGCGGCCGACCGGGCCGCGCTCGAACGCTTCACCGACTGGGTGACCCGCAACCCCGACGACGACCGGATCTCGGTGCTGTTCACGCCCTGGGGCGAAGGGCTGACCCGCTCCTGGTACCGGCGGGCGCTGGCCGACCTGTCCCGGCTGCCGCACGTCGGCCGGGTGGCGATCCAGACCAACCTGGCGGCCACGTTCGGGTGGATGGCCGACGCCAACCTCGACCGGCTCGCGCTCTGGGTCACCTACCACCCCACCCAGATCAGCCGGGGAAGGTTCCTGGCGCGCTGCTCGACGCTGCACTCGCGGGGTGTCCGGTTCTCGGTCGGCATCGTCGGGCTGCCCGCGCACTACGAGGACGCGGGCTGGTTGCGCACCGCCCTGCCCGACGACGTCTACCTGTGGGTGAACGCCGCCGAGGGGCACGTGTACACGCCGGGCGAGGAGCGGGCCTGGGCGGCGATCGACCCGCTGTTCTCCTACAGCGCGCGGCCGCACCTGTCGGCCGGGCAGCCGTGCCGCACCGGCGACACCGTGCTGTCGGTGCGGGGCGACGGGAGCGTGCGCCGCTGCCACTTCGTGGACGAACCGCTCGGCAACCTCTACGACGGGTCGTACCGGCGGGCGTTGCGGCCGCGGAGCTGTCCGCTGGCGACGTGCGACTGCCACATCGGCTACGTGCACCTGGAGACCCTGCCGCTGTACGACGTCTTCGCCGGCGGGGTGCTGGAACGAATACCCATGGGCTTCTAG
- a CDS encoding STM4012 family radical SAM protein translates to MTLDGSPYQGYLYAYPHKTAYRPLRPRPALREVWSAEPTDTLFLYAHLPFCEMRCGFCNLFTRANPPAEQVSAYLAQLRVQARRVADALGPVTVARTAVGGGTPTYLTASELTGLFDVLDTFGRGAAPTAVETSPATATPDRLAVLSERGTTRVSIGVQSFLDAEAHAAGRPQKRAEVDRALDTIRAAGIPELNVDLIYGIAGQTAQSWEYSLTTALRWAPEEVFLYPLYVRPLTGLGRRDADGSDPAWDAQRLALYRQGRDRLIAAGYHQLSLRHFRRVPSADDSSDYRCQDDGMVGLGCGARSYTTDLHYSFDYAVGVGQVRAIIDDYVRRPASDFDHAEVGYHLDEAEQRRRWLVKSLLRSEGLAPADYATRFGTPLGADFPELGELAERGWLEHGADLVALTAAGMERADAIGPWLVSDAVRSAMREHVTR, encoded by the coding sequence GTGACGCTCGACGGCTCCCCGTACCAGGGCTACCTCTACGCCTACCCGCACAAGACCGCCTACCGGCCGCTCCGCCCCCGCCCGGCGCTGCGCGAGGTCTGGTCGGCCGAACCCACCGACACGCTGTTCCTCTACGCCCACCTCCCGTTCTGCGAGATGCGCTGCGGGTTCTGCAACCTCTTCACCCGCGCCAACCCGCCGGCCGAACAGGTCAGCGCGTACCTCGCGCAGCTGCGCGTCCAGGCCCGGCGGGTCGCGGACGCGCTGGGGCCGGTGACGGTCGCGCGCACCGCGGTCGGTGGGGGCACCCCCACCTACCTCACCGCGTCCGAACTGACCGGGCTGTTCGACGTCCTGGACACCTTCGGCCGCGGCGCGGCCCCCACCGCCGTCGAGACGTCACCGGCCACCGCGACGCCGGACCGGCTGGCGGTGCTCAGCGAGCGCGGCACCACCCGGGTGAGCATCGGCGTGCAGAGCTTCCTCGACGCGGAGGCCCACGCGGCCGGACGCCCGCAGAAACGCGCCGAGGTCGACCGTGCGCTCGACACGATCCGGGCCGCCGGCATCCCGGAACTCAACGTCGACCTGATCTACGGCATCGCCGGGCAGACGGCGCAGAGCTGGGAGTACTCGCTGACCACGGCGTTGCGGTGGGCGCCGGAAGAGGTGTTCCTCTACCCGCTCTACGTCCGGCCGCTCACCGGCCTGGGGCGGCGCGACGCCGACGGGAGCGACCCGGCCTGGGACGCCCAGCGGCTCGCGCTGTACCGGCAGGGCCGCGACCGATTGATCGCCGCCGGCTACCACCAGCTCTCGCTGCGGCACTTCCGGCGGGTTCCGTCCGCGGACGACAGCAGCGACTACCGCTGCCAGGACGACGGCATGGTGGGCCTCGGCTGCGGCGCCCGCTCGTACACCACCGACCTCCACTACTCGTTCGACTACGCGGTCGGGGTCGGCCAGGTGCGGGCGATCATCGACGACTACGTCCGCCGCCCGGCGTCCGACTTCGACCACGCCGAGGTCGGGTACCACCTCGACGAGGCCGAGCAGCGACGCCGCTGGCTGGTGAAGTCGCTGCTGCGCTCCGAGGGTCTCGCTCCGGCCGACTACGCGACGCGGTTCGGCACCCCGCTCGGCGCCGACTTCCCCGAACTCGGTGAGCTGGCCGAACGAGGGTGGCTCGAGCACGGCGCCGACCTGGTCGCGCTGACCGCGGCGGGGATGGAGCGCGCCGACGCGATCGGGCCGTGGCTCGTCTCGGATGCGGTGCGCAGCGCCATGAGGGAACACGTGACGCGCTGA
- a CDS encoding STM4013/SEN3800 family hydrolase has product MKHLVGRHDLLFVTFDTLRHDVAAELAAAGRTPNLARVLPGGQWERRHTPASFTYAAHQAFFAGFLPTPVTPGPHPRRFAAAFPGSESTTDDTWVFDAPDVVTALRETGYHTVCVGGVGFFNPVSALGRVLPGLFAESHWEPAFGVTNPACFEAQLDRIESVIAGLDPARPLFLFVNVAALHQPNRHYRPGAEHDSRESHAAALEYVDAHLPRLIAAVTGRGRPCAAILTSDHGTAYGEDGHVGHRVAHDVVWTVPYAEVVFP; this is encoded by the coding sequence ATGAAACACCTCGTCGGCCGCCACGACCTGCTCTTCGTCACGTTCGACACCCTGCGCCACGACGTCGCGGCCGAACTCGCCGCGGCCGGGCGCACCCCCAACCTCGCGCGGGTGCTCCCCGGCGGGCAGTGGGAACGCCGCCACACCCCGGCGAGCTTCACCTACGCGGCCCACCAGGCGTTCTTCGCCGGTTTCCTCCCCACCCCGGTCACCCCGGGCCCGCATCCCCGGCGGTTCGCCGCCGCGTTCCCGGGCAGCGAATCCACCACCGACGACACCTGGGTCTTCGACGCACCCGACGTGGTCACCGCCCTCCGGGAGACCGGCTACCACACGGTCTGCGTCGGCGGTGTCGGCTTCTTCAACCCGGTCTCGGCGCTCGGCCGGGTGCTCCCCGGCCTGTTCGCCGAGTCGCACTGGGAGCCCGCGTTCGGCGTCACGAACCCCGCGTGTTTCGAGGCCCAGCTCGACCGGATCGAATCGGTGATCGCCGGGCTCGACCCCGCCCGCCCGCTGTTCCTCTTCGTCAACGTCGCCGCGCTGCACCAGCCGAACCGGCACTACCGGCCGGGCGCCGAGCACGACTCCCGGGAGAGCCACGCCGCCGCGCTGGAGTACGTCGACGCGCACCTGCCCCGGCTGATCGCCGCGGTCACCGGGCGCGGGCGCCCCTGCGCGGCGATCCTGACCTCCGACCACGGCACGGCCTACGGCGAGGACGGCCACGTCGGGCACCGCGTCGCGCACGACGTGGTGTGGACCGTGCCCTACGCGGAGGTGGTGTTCCCGTGA
- a CDS encoding STM4014 family protein encodes MIALVGNPGSRRATMFTAAARAAGHDVEVLPWRAVAGGPVTFPSGALVRIDSPGEDAEVDRRLRGAAQPAQFGEIVGGAAWYRGFRAALERVVAAAGASGARLLHDPGDIAVMFDKRLAHARLAAAAVPVPQALPPAAPAAAEFTGAGIGGYEELRAGMRAAGWARVFVKPAHGSSASGVVALHAGDRRALAVTSVELTDRALFNSLRVRRYTSEREVAAIVDRLAPDGLHVERWFPKASLDGRVFDLRVLVVDGVPGHVVVRTSRTPMTNLHLGNARGDVRAVRARIGAEAYESALATCVRAAAGFPGSPHVGVDLMIGVDRRTHAVAEVNAFGDLLPGVLDAHGRTTYEAQLEALGARV; translated from the coding sequence ATGATCGCGCTGGTCGGCAACCCGGGCAGCCGGCGCGCCACGATGTTCACCGCGGCGGCGCGTGCGGCCGGGCACGACGTCGAGGTGCTGCCGTGGCGTGCGGTCGCGGGCGGCCCGGTGACGTTCCCGTCCGGTGCGCTGGTGCGAATCGACTCACCGGGTGAGGACGCCGAGGTCGACCGGCGGCTGCGCGGGGCCGCCCAGCCGGCGCAGTTCGGCGAGATCGTCGGCGGCGCGGCCTGGTACCGGGGGTTCCGGGCGGCGCTGGAGCGGGTGGTGGCCGCCGCGGGGGCGTCCGGCGCGCGCCTGCTCCACGACCCGGGCGACATCGCGGTCATGTTCGACAAGCGCCTGGCCCACGCCCGCCTGGCCGCCGCCGCCGTTCCCGTTCCGCAGGCCCTCCCGCCGGCTGCCCCGGCGGCAGCGGAGTTCACCGGCGCCGGGATCGGGGGGTACGAGGAACTGCGGGCGGGCATGCGGGCCGCGGGATGGGCCCGGGTGTTCGTGAAGCCCGCGCACGGGTCGTCGGCGTCCGGGGTCGTCGCCCTGCACGCCGGTGACCGGCGGGCGCTCGCGGTCACCTCGGTCGAGCTGACCGACCGAGCGCTCTTCAACTCGCTGCGGGTCCGCCGGTACACGTCCGAGCGCGAGGTCGCGGCGATCGTCGACCGGCTGGCTCCCGACGGCCTGCACGTCGAACGCTGGTTTCCGAAAGCGAGCCTCGATGGCCGCGTGTTCGACCTGCGGGTGCTTGTCGTCGACGGGGTTCCTGGCCACGTCGTGGTGCGCACCAGCCGCACCCCGATGACGAACCTGCACCTCGGCAACGCCCGCGGCGACGTCCGCGCGGTCCGCGCCCGGATCGGCGCCGAGGCCTACGAGTCCGCGCTGGCCACGTGCGTGCGGGCCGCGGCCGGATTCCCGGGCAGCCCGCACGTCGGCGTCGACCTGATGATCGGGGTGGACCGGCGCACCCACGCGGTCGCCGAGGTCAACGCGTTCGGCGACCTGCTGCCCGGCGTCCTCGACGCCCACGGGCGCACCACGTACGAGGCGCAGCTCGAGGCATTGGGAGCACGGGTATGA
- a CDS encoding STM4015 family protein: protein MTINENVSTFAGLPVREWPADGEPVGGPAAWRISPGLEAERGEFARRLDELIDSTPVEALLVGDWGDCYENPAPIDALVAAAPRLSGLRALFLGEMTFEECEISWIRLGDVAPLFEAFGSLEVLRIRGSEGLRLGTVRHETLRELAFESGGLPAAVVRDVGAGDFPALRHLELWLGTPNYGGDATAEDLAGILSGERLPALRHLGLRNAEIADDVAAALARAPIVPRLTTLDLSLGLLSDTGARALLTGGQLSGLERLDLHHHLVSEEVLGELAAALPGVVLDTEDSQLGERYRYVAVGE from the coding sequence GTGACGATCAACGAGAACGTGAGCACGTTCGCGGGGCTGCCGGTGCGGGAGTGGCCCGCCGACGGGGAGCCGGTCGGCGGACCGGCGGCCTGGCGGATCTCTCCGGGTCTCGAGGCCGAGCGGGGCGAGTTCGCCCGCCGGCTGGACGAGCTGATCGACAGCACGCCGGTCGAGGCGCTGCTGGTCGGCGATTGGGGTGACTGCTACGAGAACCCCGCGCCGATCGACGCGCTGGTCGCGGCGGCACCTCGGCTGAGCGGGCTGCGCGCCCTGTTCCTGGGCGAGATGACGTTCGAGGAGTGCGAGATCTCCTGGATCCGGCTGGGCGACGTCGCGCCGCTGTTCGAGGCGTTCGGTTCGCTGGAGGTACTGCGCATCCGGGGCAGCGAAGGACTGCGGCTGGGGACGGTGCGGCACGAGACGTTGCGGGAGCTCGCGTTCGAGTCCGGTGGGCTGCCGGCCGCGGTGGTCCGTGACGTCGGCGCGGGCGATTTCCCGGCGCTGCGTCACCTGGAGCTGTGGCTCGGCACCCCGAACTACGGCGGCGACGCGACCGCCGAGGACCTCGCCGGGATCCTGTCCGGTGAGCGTCTTCCCGCGCTGCGTCACCTGGGGCTGCGCAACGCCGAGATCGCCGACGACGTCGCGGCCGCGCTCGCCCGGGCTCCGATCGTTCCGCGGCTGACGACGCTCGACCTGTCGCTGGGGCTGCTGAGCGACACCGGGGCGCGTGCGCTGCTGACCGGTGGGCAGCTGAGCGGACTCGAGCGGCTCGATCTGCACCACCACCTGGTCAGCGAGGAGGTGCTCGGCGAGCTGGCCGCCGCGCTGCCGGGCGTCGTGCTCGACACCGAGGATTCGCAGCTCGGTGAGCGCTACCGGTACGTCGCGGTCGGCGAGTGA
- a CDS encoding NADPH-dependent FMN reductase has product MNVAVVAGNPKPQSRTLDAATRVARELTGQEPGSVVDVITLGAGLLGWGDAGVAAAVESVRSADVAVFASPTFKASYTGVLKLFLDQFATAEGLAGVVAVPVMLGAGPGHAMAPDLLLKPVLVELGASCPTPGLYLIDSTYTDSSAIADYAKRWSGAVAGTASGLR; this is encoded by the coding sequence ATGAACGTGGCAGTGGTGGCCGGCAACCCCAAGCCGCAGTCGCGCACCCTCGACGCCGCGACGCGAGTGGCCCGTGAGCTCACCGGCCAGGAACCCGGGTCCGTCGTGGACGTCATCACGCTCGGCGCCGGCCTGCTCGGGTGGGGTGACGCCGGCGTGGCCGCCGCGGTCGAGTCGGTTCGCTCGGCCGACGTCGCGGTGTTCGCCAGCCCCACGTTCAAGGCGAGCTACACCGGCGTCCTCAAGCTGTTCCTCGACCAGTTCGCCACCGCCGAGGGCCTGGCCGGCGTGGTCGCCGTCCCGGTGATGCTCGGTGCCGGGCCCGGCCACGCGATGGCACCGGACCTGCTGCTCAAGCCGGTGCTCGTGGAGTTGGGAGCGTCCTGCCCGACGCCGGGTCTCTACCTGATCGATTCCACCTACACCGACAGTTCGGCGATCGCCGACTACGCGAAGCGCTGGTCGGGCGCGGTGGCCGGAACCGCGTCCGGGCTGCGATGA
- a CDS encoding flavin reductase family protein, producing MRAVAGAAPRELRDVYGAFPSGVVGLCALVDGVPVGMAASSFVAVSLEPPLVAVCVQKTSTTWPRLRDRPRVGVSVLGESHDLAAKRLAAKTGDRFEGLSIGTTDGGAVLIEGASAWLECTVDREVPAGDHDIVLLRIESFEYEPTVAPLVFHSSGFRRLSA from the coding sequence ATGAGGGCGGTCGCGGGCGCGGCGCCCCGGGAACTGCGTGACGTCTACGGGGCGTTCCCCAGTGGCGTCGTCGGGCTCTGCGCGCTCGTCGACGGGGTTCCGGTCGGGATGGCCGCCAGCAGCTTCGTCGCGGTGTCGCTCGAGCCGCCGCTGGTGGCGGTGTGCGTCCAGAAGACGTCGACGACCTGGCCGCGGCTGCGTGACCGCCCGCGCGTCGGGGTGAGCGTCCTGGGGGAGTCGCACGACCTGGCCGCCAAGCGCCTGGCGGCGAAGACCGGTGACCGGTTCGAGGGCCTGTCGATCGGCACCACCGACGGCGGCGCCGTGCTCATCGAGGGCGCGAGCGCCTGGCTGGAGTGCACGGTCGACCGTGAGGTCCCGGCCGGTGACCACGACATCGTCCTTCTGCGCATCGAGTCGTTCGAGTACGAACCGACGGTCGCGCCGCTGGTGTTCCACTCCAGCGGCTTCCGGCGCCTCTCGGCCTAG
- a CDS encoding Hsp70 family protein has product MVVDSFRLGIDFGTSSTVAALAGPDGRVRPLLFDSSPLLSSAVFLGPDGAPLTGADAERAGLAYASGLEPNPKRRIDDGTLWLGEREVRVVDLIGVVLRRVAEEAYRVTGRSPSGVVITHPAAWRQSRLGSLASAASAAGLGDVRFVPEPVAAAAYFVRVLGHALPVDRCLVVYDFGAGTFDVSVVRPVGPGFEVVASAGLPDVGGLDLDAAVVAHARALTGGATDAWARLDWPQSPADQQARHALWRSAKAAKEQLSRHPAADLHVPLAGADVRVTREEFEKLATPLLDRTSSLTLSVLREGGVAPEQVGGVFLVGGSSRIPLAATLLHRTLRIAPTALDYPELVVAEGSLHAIGAVPTAPGQPGSAPAFGGPPTPGAQPGSPHAVPPAPSPPGPRSASGPWGTAPAPPERRPTRKIALVAGSVAAVVLLALVAALVVLKPWVDDGPVTGATKGPTLTGHTDDVTAVAVGGPDGTLAAGASDDDTIRFWNVESGKKDGPDLTGFTIAPDEIEFNPDGSRLLTLSGSTVQLWDTGNRRNAFDTIEELDTEKGLQSPGSIADVAFVNDGKQVQAAFSYGSVLTWNTSDGKRVGTYPTIAGADKLFSDVALSPDGTRLATVASKEGLRVYDVKKKSLVGGELKTADDISSFDNLTFSPDGTRLAVTNSYDVVVFDVGSGKVVDTFEGHTGSIDTLAFSPDGKVLASAGNDNRILLWDLANHRELTTALTGHQKKTGDTTNSITGLAFSQDGNYLGSSSTDKTVILWKMTRD; this is encoded by the coding sequence GTGGTTGTGGACTCCTTTCGGCTCGGCATCGACTTCGGAACGTCAAGCACCGTCGCGGCGCTGGCCGGGCCGGACGGCCGGGTGCGTCCGCTGCTGTTCGACTCCTCGCCGCTGCTCTCGTCCGCGGTGTTCCTCGGCCCCGACGGGGCGCCGCTGACCGGCGCGGACGCCGAGCGGGCCGGGTTGGCCTACGCGTCGGGCCTTGAGCCGAACCCCAAGCGCCGCATCGACGACGGGACGCTCTGGCTGGGGGAGCGCGAGGTCCGCGTCGTCGATCTGATCGGCGTCGTGCTGCGCCGGGTCGCGGAGGAGGCCTACCGGGTCACCGGACGGTCACCGAGCGGGGTCGTGATCACCCACCCGGCGGCCTGGCGGCAGTCCCGGCTGGGGTCGCTGGCCTCCGCGGCGTCCGCGGCCGGGCTCGGCGACGTGCGGTTCGTGCCCGAACCGGTGGCGGCGGCCGCGTACTTCGTCCGGGTGCTCGGCCACGCGCTCCCGGTCGACCGGTGTCTCGTCGTCTACGACTTCGGCGCCGGGACGTTCGACGTCAGCGTCGTGCGTCCGGTCGGGCCGGGGTTCGAGGTCGTCGCGTCGGCCGGGCTGCCGGACGTCGGCGGGCTCGACCTGGACGCCGCCGTCGTCGCGCACGCCCGAGCGCTGACCGGGGGAGCGACCGACGCCTGGGCGCGCCTCGACTGGCCGCAGAGCCCGGCCGACCAGCAGGCCCGGCACGCGCTCTGGCGCAGCGCCAAGGCCGCCAAGGAGCAGTTGTCGCGGCATCCGGCGGCGGATCTGCACGTGCCGCTGGCCGGCGCCGACGTGCGGGTGACGCGGGAGGAGTTCGAGAAGCTCGCGACCCCGCTGCTCGATCGCACGTCGTCGCTGACGCTGAGCGTGCTGCGTGAGGGCGGGGTCGCCCCGGAGCAGGTCGGTGGGGTGTTCCTGGTCGGCGGTTCGTCCCGGATCCCGCTGGCGGCCACCCTGCTGCACCGGACGCTGCGCATCGCGCCGACCGCGCTCGACTACCCCGAACTCGTCGTCGCCGAAGGCAGCCTCCACGCGATCGGCGCCGTCCCCACCGCCCCGGGCCAACCCGGCAGCGCGCCCGCGTTCGGAGGCCCGCCCACGCCGGGCGCGCAGCCCGGCAGCCCGCACGCGGTCCCACCCGCACCCAGCCCTCCGGGGCCGCGCAGCGCTTCCGGCCCCTGGGGAACCGCCCCGGCGCCGCCCGAACGTCGCCCCACCAGGAAGATCGCGCTCGTCGCCGGATCCGTCGCCGCGGTCGTCCTGCTCGCGCTCGTCGCCGCGCTCGTCGTCCTCAAGCCCTGGGTCGACGACGGCCCCGTCACCGGCGCCACCAAAGGCCCCACGCTCACCGGCCACACCGACGACGTCACCGCCGTCGCGGTCGGTGGCCCCGACGGGACGCTCGCGGCCGGTGCCAGCGACGACGACACGATCCGGTTCTGGAACGTCGAGAGCGGCAAGAAGGACGGACCCGACCTGACCGGCTTCACGATCGCGCCGGACGAGATCGAGTTCAACCCCGACGGCAGCCGCCTGCTGACGCTCTCGGGCTCCACCGTCCAGCTCTGGGACACCGGGAACCGCCGCAACGCGTTCGACACCATCGAGGAGCTCGACACCGAGAAAGGCCTGCAGAGCCCGGGCTCGATCGCCGACGTCGCGTTCGTGAACGACGGTAAGCAGGTCCAGGCCGCGTTCTCCTACGGCTCGGTACTCACCTGGAACACCTCCGACGGCAAGCGGGTCGGCACCTACCCGACCATCGCCGGTGCCGACAAGCTGTTCTCCGACGTCGCGCTCAGCCCCGACGGCACCCGTCTGGCCACCGTCGCCAGCAAGGAGGGCCTGCGCGTCTACGACGTGAAAAAGAAGTCGTTGGTCGGCGGTGAGCTGAAGACCGCGGACGACATCTCCTCCTTCGACAACCTCACGTTCAGCCCGGACGGCACGCGCCTGGCCGTGACCAACTCCTACGACGTGGTCGTGTTCGACGTCGGTAGCGGCAAGGTCGTCGACACCTTCGAGGGCCACACCGGTTCGATCGACACGCTGGCGTTCAGCCCCGACGGCAAGGTCCTCGCGTCGGCGGGCAACGACAACCGGATCCTGCTCTGGGACCTCGCCAACCATCGCGAGCTCACCACCGCGCTCACCGGGCACCAGAAGAAGACCGGTGACACCACGAACTCGATCACCGGGCTGGCGTTCAGCCAGGACGGCAACTACTTGGGCAGCTCGAGCACCGACAAGACGGTCATTCTTTGGAAAATGACCCGGGACTGA
- the gap gene encoding type I glyceraldehyde-3-phosphate dehydrogenase, whose product MTIRVGINGFGRIGRNFFRAALTSGADIQVVGVNDLTDNATLAHLLKYDSILGRLPHEVKASADEISVGGQTIKALEERDPAKLPWGDLGADVVIESTGFFTDAAKAKAHLDGGAKKVIISAPAKNEDVTVVMGVNHTDYDPASHHIISNASCTTNCLGPLAKVLNDEFGIVKGLMTTVHAYTQDQNLQDGPHKDLRRARAAALNVVPTSTGAAKAIGLVLPELKGKLDGYALRVPIPTGSATDLTVELGRDATVEEINAAYQAAANGPLKGYLSYNSDPIVSSDIVTDPASCIYDAPLTKVIGNQAKVVGWYDNEWGYSNRLVDLVNYVGKTL is encoded by the coding sequence GTGACCATCCGGGTAGGCATCAACGGGTTCGGACGTATCGGGCGCAACTTCTTCCGTGCCGCCCTCACGTCGGGCGCCGACATCCAGGTCGTCGGGGTCAACGACCTCACCGACAACGCCACGCTCGCGCACCTGCTCAAGTACGACAGCATCCTGGGCCGCCTGCCGCACGAGGTGAAGGCAAGCGCGGACGAGATCTCGGTCGGCGGCCAGACGATCAAGGCCCTCGAGGAGCGCGACCCGGCCAAGCTGCCGTGGGGCGACCTCGGCGCCGACGTCGTCATCGAGTCGACCGGTTTCTTCACCGACGCCGCCAAGGCGAAGGCGCACCTCGACGGTGGCGCGAAGAAGGTCATCATCTCGGCGCCGGCCAAGAACGAAGACGTCACGGTCGTCATGGGTGTCAACCACACCGACTACGACCCCGCGTCGCACCACATCATCTCGAACGCGTCCTGCACCACGAACTGCCTCGGCCCGCTGGCCAAGGTGCTCAACGACGAGTTCGGCATCGTCAAGGGCCTGATGACCACCGTGCACGCCTACACGCAGGACCAGAACCTGCAGGACGGCCCGCACAAGGACCTCCGCCGCGCTCGCGCCGCCGCGCTCAACGTCGTCCCCACCAGCACCGGTGCGGCCAAGGCCATCGGCCTGGTGCTGCCGGAGCTCAAGGGCAAGCTCGACGGGTACGCGCTGCGGGTGCCGATCCCGACCGGTTCGGCCACCGACCTCACGGTCGAGCTCGGCCGTGACGCTACGGTCGAAGAGATCAATGCCGCCTACCAGGCCGCCGCGAACGGCCCGCTGAAGGGCTACCTGTCCTACAACAGCGACCCGATCGTGTCGTCGGACATCGTCACCGACCCCGCGTCCTGCATCTACGACGCTCCGCTGACCAAGGTCATCGGCAACCAGGCGAAGGTCGTCGGCTGGTACGACAACGAGTGGGGCTACTCCAACCGTCTCGTCGACCTGGTCAACTACGTCGGCAAGACGCTCTGA